One stretch of Streptomyces sp. A2-16 DNA includes these proteins:
- a CDS encoding ABC transporter permease, with translation MTQPVSPPRGSADKVPSVSEPSAWRGVFARADVRTLSLLGVLAVLILIGGITKPDEFLDTRNLQLVLTQASVIGVVTVGMTFVITSGGIDLSVGAIVALASVWATTVATQEYGFAGILFTAVLVGVGCGLVNGLLIAYGGMVPFIATLAMLASARGLALQITDGRTQIVTINSVLDLGERDAYVLGIPPLVLVFAVVTIIGWLVLNRTTFGRRTVAVGGNAEAARLAGIDVRRQRLYLYLLSGLCCGIAAFLLIILSGSGQNTNGNLYELDAIAAAIIGGTLLSGGRGTITGSVLGVLIFTTITNIFALNNLQSDVQQIAKGAIIVAAVLVQRRTASTT, from the coding sequence ATGACGCAGCCCGTGTCCCCGCCCAGGGGAAGCGCCGACAAGGTGCCCTCGGTGAGCGAACCGTCCGCGTGGCGAGGGGTGTTCGCCCGAGCCGACGTCCGCACGCTCTCCCTCCTCGGCGTGCTCGCCGTACTGATCCTCATCGGCGGCATCACCAAACCCGACGAGTTCCTCGACACCCGCAACCTCCAACTCGTCCTCACCCAGGCGTCGGTGATCGGTGTCGTCACCGTCGGCATGACCTTCGTCATCACCTCCGGCGGCATCGACCTGTCCGTCGGCGCGATCGTCGCCCTCGCCTCGGTGTGGGCCACCACCGTCGCCACCCAGGAGTACGGCTTCGCGGGCATCCTCTTCACCGCGGTGCTCGTCGGAGTCGGATGCGGCCTGGTCAACGGGCTGCTCATCGCGTACGGCGGGATGGTGCCGTTCATCGCGACGCTGGCCATGCTCGCCTCGGCCCGCGGACTCGCCCTGCAGATCACCGACGGCCGGACGCAGATCGTCACGATCAACAGCGTGCTGGATCTCGGCGAGCGCGACGCGTATGTGCTCGGCATCCCTCCGCTGGTCCTCGTCTTCGCGGTCGTGACGATCATCGGCTGGCTGGTGCTGAACCGCACCACCTTCGGCCGGCGCACCGTCGCCGTCGGCGGCAACGCCGAGGCCGCCCGGCTCGCCGGCATCGACGTGCGCCGCCAGCGCCTCTACCTCTACCTGCTGTCCGGGCTGTGCTGCGGCATCGCCGCCTTCCTGTTGATCATCCTGTCCGGCTCCGGCCAGAACACCAACGGCAACCTCTACGAGCTCGACGCCATCGCCGCCGCGATCATCGGCGGAACCCTGCTCAGCGGGGGGCGCGGCACCATCACCGGCTCCGTGCTCGGGGTCCTGATCTTCACCACCATCACGAACATCTTCGCCCTGAACAACCTGCAGAGCGACGTCCAGCAGATCGCCAAGGGCGCGATCATCGTCGCCGCCGTGCTGGTCCAGCGCCGTACCGCAAGCACGACCTGA
- a CDS encoding substrate-binding domain-containing protein, producing the protein MQQGNGRLPTRRGLLFGTAAVGAGAFLAGCTSNDSGDDKPAANDQPAAADSPGKPVTIGFAGPQADHGWLNAINDNAKNRAKKYSDVTLEITEGSNDTAQQIGQIETLINKKVDVLVILPADGKALTQVGLKAMRAGIPVVNLDRIFNTPQAYRCWIGGDNYGMGLNAGHYIGGKLKGKSNAKVIELAGLDNLELTKQRTKGFDDALKNYPNVRKVARQAAEFTVESGQAKMAQLLQAQPSFDALWNHDDDQGVGALRAIDQAGRDDFLMVGGAGALSAFQAIKQDNGVLKATVLYPPTMAASAIDLARALGQSKGIGGLAEFEIPASLTLYSAVVDKTNVDQYMSTGFK; encoded by the coding sequence ATGCAGCAAGGTAATGGTCGACTTCCCACTCGCAGAGGACTGCTCTTCGGGACCGCCGCCGTCGGGGCCGGTGCCTTCCTCGCAGGTTGCACCAGCAACGACTCCGGTGACGACAAGCCGGCCGCGAACGACCAGCCCGCCGCCGCCGACTCGCCCGGCAAGCCGGTCACCATCGGCTTCGCCGGACCGCAGGCCGACCACGGCTGGCTCAACGCCATCAACGACAACGCCAAGAACCGGGCCAAGAAGTACTCGGACGTCACCCTGGAGATCACCGAGGGCTCCAACGACACCGCCCAGCAGATCGGCCAGATCGAGACCCTCATCAACAAGAAGGTCGACGTCCTGGTCATCCTGCCCGCGGACGGCAAGGCCCTGACCCAGGTCGGACTCAAGGCGATGCGGGCCGGCATCCCGGTCGTGAACCTGGACCGGATCTTCAACACCCCGCAGGCGTACCGCTGCTGGATCGGCGGCGACAACTACGGCATGGGCCTCAACGCCGGCCACTACATCGGCGGCAAGCTCAAGGGGAAGTCGAACGCCAAGGTCATCGAACTCGCAGGCCTGGACAACCTGGAGCTCACCAAGCAGCGCACCAAGGGCTTCGACGACGCCCTGAAGAACTACCCGAACGTCCGCAAGGTGGCCCGCCAGGCCGCCGAGTTCACGGTGGAGTCCGGGCAGGCCAAGATGGCGCAGCTCCTGCAGGCCCAGCCGAGTTTCGACGCGCTGTGGAACCACGACGACGACCAGGGCGTGGGCGCGCTGCGCGCCATCGACCAGGCCGGACGCGACGACTTCCTCATGGTCGGCGGCGCCGGCGCCCTGTCCGCCTTCCAGGCCATCAAGCAGGACAACGGCGTCCTCAAGGCGACCGTGCTGTACCCGCCGACCATGGCCGCCTCCGCGATCGATCTCGCCCGCGCGCTCGGTCAGTCCAAGGGCATCGGCGGCCTCGCCGAGTTCGAGATCCCCGCCTCGCTCACCCTCTACTCGGCCGTCGTCGACAAGACCAACGTCGACCAGTACATGTCCACCGGCTTCAAGTGA
- a CDS encoding Gfo/Idh/MocA family oxidoreductase gives MAQPQQSEEAEVPPLRVGMVGYAFMGAAHSQGWRTVGRVFDLPRRPVLAAICGRDADAVRRAADRHGWAAAETDWRVLVERDDVDLVDICTPGDSHAEIAVAALAAGKHVLCEKPLANTVEEARSMTRAAEEAYERGQLAMVGFNYRRVPATALARRMVAEGRLGTLRHVRATYLQDWLVDPQFPLTWRLRKERAGSGSLGDLGAHIIDLAQYLAGEPLAGVSALTETFVRQRPLAGAAKGLSAESGTGTGRVTVDDAALFTGRFTSGALASFEATRYATGRKNSLRIELNGDRGSLAFDLERLNELSYHDATEPGTHAGFRRILVTEPDHPYLDAWWPPGHGLGYEHTFVHQARDLVHAIAEGRRPEPSFADGLQVQRVLAAVEESAEKNSVYTPTAV, from the coding sequence ATGGCACAGCCGCAGCAGTCAGAAGAGGCCGAGGTGCCGCCTCTGCGGGTCGGCATGGTCGGCTACGCCTTCATGGGCGCCGCCCACTCCCAGGGCTGGCGGACCGTCGGACGCGTCTTCGATCTGCCCCGCCGCCCGGTGCTCGCCGCGATCTGCGGGCGGGACGCCGACGCCGTGCGCAGGGCCGCCGACCGGCACGGCTGGGCGGCCGCCGAGACCGACTGGCGGGTCCTGGTCGAGCGGGACGACGTCGACCTCGTCGACATCTGCACCCCCGGCGACAGCCACGCCGAGATCGCCGTCGCCGCGCTCGCCGCGGGCAAGCACGTGCTGTGCGAGAAGCCCCTCGCCAACACCGTCGAGGAGGCCCGGTCGATGACCAGGGCCGCCGAAGAAGCCTATGAGCGAGGCCAGTTGGCGATGGTCGGCTTCAACTACCGCCGGGTGCCCGCCACCGCGCTGGCCCGCCGGATGGTGGCCGAAGGACGCCTCGGGACACTGCGGCACGTCCGGGCGACCTACCTCCAGGACTGGCTCGTGGACCCGCAGTTCCCGCTGACCTGGCGGCTGCGCAAGGAACGGGCGGGCTCCGGCTCGCTCGGCGACCTCGGCGCACACATCATCGACCTCGCCCAGTACCTGGCCGGAGAGCCGCTCGCCGGAGTGTCCGCCCTGACGGAGACCTTCGTACGCCAACGCCCCCTCGCCGGCGCGGCGAAAGGCCTGTCCGCCGAATCGGGGACCGGCACCGGCCGGGTCACCGTGGACGACGCGGCCCTGTTCACCGGCCGCTTCACCTCCGGCGCCCTCGCCTCCTTCGAGGCCACCCGGTACGCCACCGGCCGCAAGAACTCCCTGCGCATCGAACTCAACGGCGACCGCGGCTCGTTGGCCTTCGACCTGGAACGCCTCAACGAGCTCTCGTACCACGACGCCACCGAGCCCGGAACACACGCCGGTTTCCGCCGCATCCTCGTCACCGAGCCCGATCACCCCTATCTGGACGCGTGGTGGCCGCCCGGCCATGGCCTGGGCTATGAGCACACGTTCGTCCATCAGGCCCGTGACCTCGTGCATGCGATTGCCGAGGGCCGTCGCCCCGAGCCCTCCTTCGCCGACGGGCTGCAGGTGCAGCGGGTGCTCGCGGCGGTGGAGGAGAGTGCCGAGAAGAACTCCGTCTACACCCCGACAGCCGTCTGA
- a CDS encoding sugar phosphate isomerase/epimerase family protein: MPRQFTLFTGQWADLPLEEVCRLARDFGYDGLELACWGDHFEVDKALADPSYLDSRHALLDKYGLKCWAISNHLVGQAVCDAIIDERHQAILPGQVWGDGDPEGVRRRAAERMKDTARAAAAFGVQTVIGFTGSAIWHLVAMFPPAPQAMIDRGYEDFAERWNPILDVFDEQGVRFAHEVHPSEIAYDYWTTQRALEAVGHRPAFGLNFDPSHFVWQDLDPVGFLYDFRERIYHVDCKEARRRLDGRNGRLGSHLAWGDPRRGWDFVSAGHGDVPWEDVFRMLGSIGYRGPVSVEWEDAGMDRLQGAPEALKRLKAYDFEPPSASFDAAFGGGD, from the coding sequence ATGCCGCGTCAGTTCACGCTCTTCACCGGTCAGTGGGCCGATCTGCCGTTGGAGGAGGTGTGCCGTCTGGCCCGTGACTTCGGCTACGACGGTCTCGAACTCGCCTGCTGGGGGGATCACTTCGAGGTCGACAAGGCCCTGGCGGACCCGTCGTACCTGGATTCCCGGCATGCGCTGCTCGACAAGTACGGCCTCAAGTGCTGGGCGATCTCCAACCATCTGGTGGGGCAGGCCGTGTGCGATGCCATCATCGACGAACGCCACCAAGCCATTCTGCCCGGCCAGGTGTGGGGCGACGGCGATCCCGAGGGGGTTCGCCGGCGGGCCGCGGAGCGGATGAAGGACACCGCGCGTGCGGCGGCGGCCTTCGGTGTGCAGACGGTCATCGGTTTCACCGGCTCGGCGATCTGGCATCTGGTGGCGATGTTCCCGCCTGCCCCGCAGGCGATGATCGACCGTGGTTACGAGGATTTCGCCGAGCGGTGGAACCCGATCCTGGACGTCTTCGACGAGCAGGGGGTGCGGTTCGCGCACGAGGTGCATCCCAGTGAGATCGCCTATGACTACTGGACCACGCAGCGGGCGCTGGAGGCGGTGGGGCATCGGCCGGCGTTCGGGCTGAACTTCGATCCGTCGCACTTCGTGTGGCAGGACCTGGATCCGGTGGGTTTCCTGTACGACTTCCGTGAGCGGATCTATCACGTGGACTGCAAGGAGGCCCGCAGGCGTCTGGACGGCCGCAACGGCCGCCTGGGCTCCCACCTGGCCTGGGGGGATCCGCGCCGGGGCTGGGACTTCGTCTCGGCCGGGCACGGTGACGTGCCCTGGGAGGACGTCTTCCGCATGCTGGGCTCCATCGGCTACCGGGGCCCGGTCTCGGTCGAGTGGGAGGACGCCGGCATGGACCGGCTCCAGGGCGCGCCCGAAGCACTGAAGCGGCTCAAGGCGTACGACTTCGAGCCCCCGTCGGCCTCCTTCGACGCTGCGTTCGGCGGCGGCGACTAG
- a CDS encoding PQQ-dependent sugar dehydrogenase, with amino-acid sequence MTAHSGVPAPTRTTGPTPEAFVHGKDPTGPTDRIETHRRGATRRRAAALLTGFLLAGASLTLTAPQAGAAVAGPEAARPAAAEAVAAEDFQQVTLAKGEPEVGEPMSLAVLPDRSVLHTSRDGELRITDAAGTTRLAGKLDVYSHDEEGLQGVGVDPQFTTNRFIYLYYAPPLNTPAGDAPETGTAADFAPFDGVNRLSRFVLRTDGTLDTASETKIIDIPATRGICCHVGGDIDFDAAGNLYLSTGDDSNPFQSDGFTPIDERADRNPAFDAQRTAGNTNDLRGKILRIKVDADGSYDIPDGNLFAPGTDRTRPEIYAMGFRNPFRFSVDKATGIVYVGDYGPDAGAADPARGPAGQVEFARVTGPGNFGWPYCTGDNDAYVDHDFATGTSGASFDCAAPKNNSPHNTGLTDLPPAQAAWIPYDGNSVPEFGNGSESPMGGPVYHYDPALDSPVKFPEAYDGDFFAGEFGRRWIKRISSDDNGTVQSINDVPWTGTQVMDMAFGPDGALYVLDYGLSWFGGDENSALYRIENVTGEHSPVARATADRTSGQAPLRVRFSSEGTGDQDGDALTYSWDFGDGGTSTAANPTHRYRRNGTYTATLTAKDPSGRTGMASTQIVVGNTAPRVTLELPQDGQLFSFGDAIPFTVRVSDPEDGRTIDCAKVKVTFVLGHDSHGHPVTSANGCTGTIQTSADGGHDEDANIFGVLDAEYTDNGDGGQAPLTTHDQSVLQPRHRQAEHFGTGSGVSVIDKPPAHGGRTVGDINNGDWISFTPYVLGNAESVSARISSGGTGGTLEIRAGSATGTLLGQTTVPVTGGWETFQDVTADLSGAPAGTTTLYLVFKGSGTGALFDVDDFTFTTD; translated from the coding sequence ATGACGGCGCATTCCGGCGTACCCGCACCCACCCGTACAACCGGCCCCACTCCGGAGGCATTCGTGCACGGGAAAGACCCCACCGGTCCCACCGACAGAATCGAGACCCACAGACGAGGCGCCACCCGGCGCAGAGCGGCGGCCCTGCTCACCGGCTTCCTGCTGGCAGGCGCCTCCCTCACCCTCACCGCTCCCCAGGCCGGCGCAGCCGTCGCCGGGCCGGAAGCAGCCCGGCCGGCAGCCGCCGAGGCGGTCGCGGCCGAGGACTTCCAGCAGGTCACCCTCGCCAAGGGTGAACCGGAGGTCGGCGAGCCCATGTCGCTCGCCGTCCTCCCGGACCGCTCGGTCCTGCACACCTCCCGCGACGGCGAACTCCGCATCACCGACGCGGCCGGCACCACCCGCCTCGCCGGCAAGCTCGACGTCTACTCCCACGACGAGGAAGGCCTCCAAGGCGTCGGCGTCGACCCGCAGTTCACCACCAACCGCTTCATCTACCTGTACTACGCACCCCCGTTGAACACCCCGGCGGGCGACGCCCCCGAGACCGGCACCGCGGCCGACTTCGCCCCCTTCGACGGCGTCAACCGGCTCTCCCGGTTCGTCCTGAGGACCGACGGCACCCTGGACACCGCCAGCGAGACGAAGATCATCGACATCCCCGCCACCCGCGGCATCTGCTGCCACGTCGGCGGCGACATCGACTTCGACGCGGCCGGCAACCTCTACCTGTCGACGGGCGACGACTCCAACCCCTTCCAGTCCGACGGCTTCACCCCCATCGACGAGCGCGCCGACCGCAACCCGGCCTTCGATGCCCAGCGCACCGCCGGCAACACCAACGACCTGCGCGGCAAGATCCTGCGCATCAAGGTCGACGCCGACGGCTCGTACGACATCCCCGACGGCAACCTCTTCGCGCCCGGCACCGACAGGACGCGGCCCGAGATCTACGCCATGGGCTTCCGCAACCCCTTCCGCTTCAGCGTCGACAAGGCCACCGGGATCGTCTACGTCGGCGACTACGGCCCTGACGCGGGCGCAGCCGACCCGGCCCGAGGACCCGCGGGCCAGGTGGAGTTCGCGCGGGTGACCGGCCCCGGCAACTTCGGCTGGCCGTACTGCACCGGCGACAACGATGCCTACGTCGACCACGACTTCGCGACGGGCACCTCGGGCGCCTCCTTCGACTGCGCCGCCCCGAAGAACAACTCCCCCCACAACACCGGCCTCACCGACCTGCCCCCGGCCCAGGCCGCCTGGATCCCCTACGACGGCAACTCCGTACCGGAGTTCGGGAACGGCTCCGAGTCCCCGATGGGCGGCCCGGTCTACCACTACGACCCCGCACTCGACTCTCCCGTCAAGTTCCCCGAGGCCTACGACGGCGACTTCTTCGCCGGAGAGTTCGGCCGCCGCTGGATCAAGCGGATCAGCAGCGACGACAACGGCACCGTCCAGTCGATCAACGACGTCCCGTGGACCGGCACCCAGGTGATGGACATGGCCTTCGGTCCCGACGGCGCGCTGTACGTCCTCGACTACGGCCTCTCCTGGTTCGGCGGCGACGAGAACTCGGCCCTGTACCGCATCGAGAACGTCACCGGCGAGCACTCCCCGGTCGCCCGGGCAACGGCCGACCGCACATCCGGCCAGGCGCCGCTGCGGGTGCGGTTCTCCTCCGAGGGCACCGGCGACCAGGACGGCGACGCCCTCACCTACAGCTGGGACTTCGGCGACGGCGGCACGTCCACGGCGGCGAACCCGACGCACAGGTACAGGAGGAACGGCACCTACACCGCGACCCTGACCGCCAAGGACCCCTCGGGCCGCACGGGCATGGCGAGCACACAGATCGTCGTCGGCAACACCGCACCCCGGGTGACGCTCGAACTCCCGCAGGACGGGCAGCTGTTCAGCTTCGGTGACGCCATCCCGTTCACGGTGCGCGTGAGCGACCCCGAGGACGGCAGGACCATCGACTGCGCCAAGGTCAAGGTCACCTTCGTCCTCGGCCACGACAGCCACGGCCACCCCGTCACCTCCGCCAACGGCTGCACCGGCACCATCCAGACCAGCGCCGACGGCGGCCACGACGAGGACGCCAACATCTTCGGCGTGCTGGACGCCGAGTACACCGACAACGGTGACGGCGGCCAGGCCCCGCTGACCACCCACGACCAGAGCGTCCTGCAACCCAGGCACCGCCAGGCCGAGCACTTCGGCACCGGCTCGGGCGTGTCCGTCATCGACAAGCCCCCGGCACACGGCGGCAGGACCGTCGGCGACATCAACAACGGCGACTGGATCTCCTTCACGCCGTACGTCCTCGGCAACGCCGAGTCGGTCTCCGCACGCATCTCCTCGGGCGGCACCGGCGGCACGCTGGAGATCCGCGCCGGCTCCGCCACCGGCACCCTGCTCGGCCAGACGACCGTGCCGGTGACGGGCGGCTGGGAGACCTTCCAGGACGTCACCGCCGATCTGTCCGGTGCTCCGGCGGGCACCACCACGCTCTACCTCGTCTTCAAGGGCAGCGGCACCGGCGCCCTGTTCGACGTGGACGACTTCACCTTCACGACCGACTGA
- a CDS encoding ThuA domain-containing protein, with translation MHTTGRWTTAVAGAALLLGCVSQPAVSHPADTERVLVFSKTAGFRHDSIPEGVAAVRELGQSAGFSVDATEDATAFTTRNLRRYDAVVFLSTTGDVLDPAQQRAFEGYIRQGGGYVGIHAAADTEYDWAFYGGLAGAYFQSHPAIQPATVVVEDRAHPSTSELPPTWNRTDEWYNYRSNPRDRVHVLATLDESSYTGGTMNGDHPIAWCQDYQGGRAFYTGFGHTKESYADPAFRGHLLGGLRYAIGTAHADCRPETGYRPLFDGTAESLADWKQAGPGSFTRSDDGTLTSSGGMGMLWYAGSGQGLGAYSLKLDWKMASASGDDNSGVFVGFPPSDDPWSAVDNGYEIQIDATDVPEKTTGSVYGFRSADLKKRDRALNPPGEWNTYEIRVEGERLRVLLNGVKINDFTNTDPARSLRDGHIGIQNHGADDKVSFRDIRIKELPVKGD, from the coding sequence ATGCACACCACCGGACGATGGACGACGGCCGTTGCGGGAGCCGCCCTGCTCCTCGGCTGCGTCTCCCAACCCGCTGTCTCACACCCCGCCGACACCGAACGGGTGCTGGTGTTCTCCAAGACGGCCGGCTTCCGGCACGACTCGATCCCCGAAGGGGTGGCGGCCGTCAGGGAACTGGGGCAGAGCGCCGGCTTCTCGGTCGACGCCACCGAGGACGCGACCGCGTTCACAACACGCAACCTGCGCCGCTACGACGCCGTCGTGTTCCTCTCCACCACCGGAGACGTCCTCGACCCCGCCCAGCAGCGGGCCTTCGAGGGCTACATCCGGCAGGGCGGCGGATACGTCGGCATCCACGCGGCCGCCGACACCGAGTACGACTGGGCGTTCTACGGCGGCCTCGCCGGCGCCTACTTCCAGTCGCACCCCGCGATCCAGCCGGCCACCGTGGTGGTCGAGGACCGGGCCCACCCGTCCACGTCGGAGCTGCCTCCGACATGGAACCGGACCGACGAGTGGTACAACTACCGCTCCAACCCCCGCGACCGGGTCCACGTCCTGGCCACCCTCGACGAGTCGTCGTACACCGGCGGCACGATGAACGGCGACCATCCCATCGCCTGGTGCCAGGACTACCAGGGCGGCCGGGCCTTCTACACCGGCTTCGGCCACACCAAGGAGTCGTACGCCGACCCCGCCTTCCGCGGTCACCTGCTCGGCGGGCTCCGGTATGCGATCGGCACCGCACACGCGGACTGCCGGCCGGAGACCGGATACCGTCCGCTCTTCGACGGCACGGCCGAGTCGCTCGCCGACTGGAAACAGGCCGGACCGGGCTCCTTCACCCGCTCCGACGACGGCACCCTCACCTCGTCCGGCGGCATGGGCATGCTCTGGTACGCCGGGTCCGGGCAGGGCCTCGGGGCGTACTCCCTGAAACTCGACTGGAAGATGGCGAGCGCCTCCGGGGACGACAACTCCGGAGTGTTCGTGGGCTTCCCGCCCTCGGACGACCCGTGGTCCGCCGTGGACAACGGCTACGAGATCCAGATCGACGCCACCGACGTACCCGAGAAGACGACCGGATCCGTCTACGGCTTCCGCTCCGCCGACCTGAAGAAGCGCGACCGGGCGCTGAACCCGCCGGGGGAGTGGAACACCTACGAGATCCGCGTGGAGGGCGAACGCCTCCGCGTCCTTCTCAACGGCGTGAAGATCAACGATTTCACCAACACCGATCCGGCCCGGAGCCTGCGGGACGGCCACATCGGCATCCAGAACCACGGGGCCGACGACAAGGTGTCCTTCCGCGACATCCGGATCAAGGAACTGCCCGTCAAGGGCGACTGA
- a CDS encoding sugar phosphate isomerase/epimerase family protein, with the protein MTDPRAQPRPTPGATPLRFGYGTNGLADLRLDDALALLAELGYEGVGLTLDHMHLDPLAPDLAARTRRLAHRLDALGLTVTVETGARYVLDPRRKHGPSLLDPDPDDRARRVDLLVRAVRVAADLGAHAVHCFSGITPQGTDPDTAWKRLAETLTPVLDAAIAAGIPLAIEPEPGHLLATLADFHHLRTTLGDPAALGLTLDIGHCQCLEPLPPADCIRAAGPWLRHVQIEDMRRGVHEHLPFGDGDIDFPPVLAALAATGYQGLTVVELPRHSHAGPRFAELSLPFLRQAEALSQGSTP; encoded by the coding sequence ATGACCGACCCCCGCGCCCAGCCCCGGCCCACCCCCGGCGCCACCCCGCTCCGCTTCGGCTACGGCACCAACGGCCTCGCGGACCTCCGCCTGGACGACGCCCTCGCCCTCCTCGCCGAGCTCGGCTACGAGGGCGTCGGTCTGACTCTCGATCACATGCATCTGGACCCCCTCGCCCCCGACCTGGCCGCCCGCACCCGACGCCTCGCGCACCGGCTGGACGCGCTCGGCCTGACGGTGACCGTCGAGACCGGCGCCCGCTATGTGCTCGACCCGCGCCGCAAGCACGGCCCCTCCCTGCTGGACCCCGACCCGGACGACCGTGCCCGCCGTGTCGACCTGCTGGTCCGGGCCGTTCGGGTCGCCGCCGACCTGGGCGCGCACGCCGTGCACTGCTTCAGCGGCATCACCCCGCAGGGCACCGACCCGGACACGGCATGGAAACGCCTGGCCGAGACCCTCACCCCGGTCCTGGACGCCGCCATCGCCGCCGGCATCCCCCTGGCCATCGAGCCCGAACCCGGCCATCTCCTCGCCACCCTCGCCGACTTCCACCACCTCCGCACCACCCTCGGCGACCCCGCAGCCCTCGGACTGACCCTCGACATCGGCCACTGCCAGTGCCTCGAACCCCTGCCGCCCGCCGACTGCATACGTGCCGCGGGCCCCTGGCTGCGCCACGTCCAGATCGAGGACATGCGCCGAGGCGTCCACGAACACCTCCCCTTCGGCGACGGCGACATCGACTTCCCACCGGTCCTCGCCGCCCTCGCCGCCACCGGCTACCAGGGCCTGACGGTCGTCGAACTGCCCCGCCACTCCCACGCGGGCCCCCGCTTCGCCGAACTCTCCCTTCCCTTCCTCCGTCAGGCAGAGGCGCTCTCACAAGGAAGCACGCCATGA
- a CDS encoding EboA domain-containing protein, which translates to MTDPKAHQATPAADTQGTTLARTPLHDLHSHLAERLGEAARTWLDQALEEAAAHPGAHGPISVWELRLAEAGRRCGPEHADAARILILHAARADPDALTRVYAQGTAAERRAVLQALPHLVPGPQALPLVEDALRTNDTRLLAAAVGPYTARHLDAHQWRHAVLKCLFTGVSVAEVADLGRRAHADGELARMLGDYAAERTAAGRPVPEDLHRVLTLTDPTATPPAPAADHGSNGADGTHGKES; encoded by the coding sequence ATGACCGACCCCAAGGCCCACCAGGCAACCCCCGCGGCGGACACCCAGGGCACTACCCTCGCCCGAACCCCGCTGCACGACCTGCACAGCCACCTCGCCGAACGCCTCGGCGAAGCCGCGCGCACCTGGCTCGACCAGGCCCTCGAAGAGGCCGCCGCACACCCCGGCGCCCACGGCCCCATCTCCGTGTGGGAGCTGCGCCTCGCCGAGGCCGGACGCCGCTGCGGCCCCGAACACGCCGACGCCGCCCGCATCCTGATCCTGCACGCCGCACGCGCCGACCCCGACGCCCTGACCCGGGTCTACGCCCAGGGCACCGCCGCCGAACGCCGCGCCGTCCTGCAGGCCCTGCCCCACCTCGTGCCCGGCCCGCAGGCCCTCCCGCTCGTCGAGGACGCCCTGCGCACCAACGACACCCGCCTCCTGGCCGCCGCCGTAGGCCCCTACACCGCCCGCCACCTCGACGCCCACCAGTGGCGCCATGCGGTCCTGAAATGCCTGTTCACCGGCGTCTCCGTCGCCGAGGTAGCCGACCTGGGCCGGCGGGCCCACGCGGACGGCGAACTCGCCCGCATGCTCGGCGACTACGCCGCCGAACGCACCGCGGCGGGCCGCCCCGTGCCCGAGGACCTGCACCGCGTCCTGACCCTGACCGACCCCACGGCCACCCCACCCGCGCCGGCCGCAGACCACGGCTCGAACGGCGCGGACGGCACCCACGGCAAGGAGTCCTGA
- a CDS encoding TatD family hydrolase, which yields MRIFDPHIHMTSRTTDDYQAMHTAGVRAVVEPAFWLGQPRTSPASFLDYFDSLLGWEPFRAAQYGIAHHCTLALNPKEANDPRCLPVLDELPRYLVKDQVVAVGEIGYDSMTPAEDMALAAQLQLAADHELPALVHTPHRDKLAGLRRTLDVVRESALPVDRVLVDHLNETTVKEAKDSGCWLGFSVYPDTKMDEERMVAILRAYGPEQVLVNSAADWGRSDPLKTRKVGDLMLAEGFTEDEVDRVLWRNPVAFYGLSGRLNLDIAATEATHEGNSILRGGA from the coding sequence ATGCGCATCTTCGACCCCCACATCCACATGACGTCACGGACCACCGACGACTACCAGGCCATGCACACCGCAGGCGTGCGTGCCGTGGTGGAACCGGCCTTCTGGCTCGGCCAGCCCCGCACCTCTCCCGCCTCCTTCCTCGACTACTTCGACTCCCTGCTGGGCTGGGAACCCTTCCGCGCCGCCCAGTACGGCATCGCCCACCACTGCACCCTCGCCCTGAACCCCAAGGAGGCCAACGACCCGCGCTGTCTGCCCGTCCTCGACGAACTGCCCCGCTATCTCGTCAAGGACCAGGTCGTCGCCGTCGGCGAGATCGGCTACGACTCCATGACGCCGGCCGAGGACATGGCGCTGGCCGCCCAGCTCCAGCTGGCCGCCGACCACGAGCTGCCCGCGCTCGTGCACACCCCGCACCGCGACAAGCTGGCGGGCCTGCGCCGCACCCTCGACGTCGTGCGCGAGTCCGCCCTGCCGGTGGACCGGGTCCTGGTCGACCACCTCAACGAGACCACCGTCAAGGAGGCCAAGGACAGCGGCTGCTGGCTCGGCTTCTCCGTCTACCCGGACACCAAGATGGACGAGGAACGGATGGTGGCGATCCTGCGCGCGTACGGCCCCGAACAGGTCCTGGTGAACTCCGCCGCCGACTGGGGCCGCAGCGACCCCCTCAAGACCCGCAAGGTCGGCGACCTGATGCTCGCCGAGGGCTTCACCGAGGACGAGGTCGACCGCGTCCTGTGGCGCAACCCGGTCGCCTTCTACGGACTCAGCGGTCGGCTCAACCTCGACATCGCGGCCACCGAAGCCACCCACGAGGGCAACTCCATCCTCCGCGGCGGGGCGTGA